ATGATTGCTATAAACAATACTTCCATATTGTATAAATCCACAATTGCTCCGCCAACGACCGGCCCGAACATTTTCCCTACAGTCGCCGCACTATTTACAACCCCTTGATAAAAACCTAATTTATCTTTTGGTGCAAGTATATTTGCAATCGTTGGAACCGCAGGCCATACAAATAACTCACCAATTGTTAATGTTACCATCGCAACGAGGAACATCGTAAATTGCTGCGCTTGGCTTAACACAATGAATGACGCCGCAAAAATGAAAATCCCAATCATAATTTGCTGTTTTAAAGAACGCTTCATCCAGCGAATTAGCATACTAACAAGTGGTTGCGCACAAACGATCATTGCTCCGTTTATCGTCCATAATAAACTATAATGACGAAGACTAATGTTTAATTCTTGCATATGTGTTGCAATTGCACCTTGCCACTGTACGTATGTAACCCAGCATAAAGCATATGCTACACACACGATAAGAAGTGCTTTAAATCCAGGTGTAAGTGACCAACCTTTTTTTGTTTCGACTTCTTTTTGTACTCCTGGCTCCTTCTTGTCTTCCATACCACGGAATCCAATAAAAGCAATTAAGAAGAAAACAAAGTATAAAATAAAGTTCGCTAAGAAAATATAATCAAAACGATACGAAGCAACTAATCCACCACACGCTGTTCCAATCGCAATACCAACGTTTTGTCCAACATACATCGCATTAAATGCTCGTCTTCCGCCCTCTGGCCAAACTGTACCGACCATCGCATACATCGATGGGAAGACCATTCCAGAACCGAAGCCGATTAACGCTAGCCACACAACGTATAAAGGCCAACCGTGGAAGAACACTAGACCTAAAATTGATACAAGTGTAATCACAATCCCTACTAAAGTTGATTTATAACCGCCCCATTTATCAAATAAAACACCGCCGAGCAAGTTTCCGATTACACCAGTAAGCGAGTTAATCATTAATACCATTCCGGCCACAGATAAAGATTTTCCTAAGTGATCATGCAAATAAATTGTATTAAAAGGCCATAAAAAAGAAGCACCCGTGACATTAATAATCATCCCAGCTACTAATAGCCATACTTTCCTTGGCATAGTTTCCCCTCCTATTCTATTTTTTTCGTTCATATATATAACAGTAAAATTGTAGTCGTTTTTAAATAGGAAGGCAACTGATTAATAGTTGATGAAATTCAGATAACGGTTCATCGGTAAATGAAATTATACTGATTGCTACTTGGATTATATCAGCTATTATTAGAATATATCGGCGCAACTACAAATATATCAGCTATTATTAAAATATATCGACTTACCGACAAAAAATGACAACAGTAACAATATATAAAGGGTGGACTGCATGAAATTTTCATGCAGTCCACCCTTATTTGTACTATCCAGCTTCTTTTTCTCGCTTCGCACGTTCTTTAGCGCTCCATTTAAATATTTTATCTAGTAAAGAATATATTCTCCCAGATTCTTTCGTTAACAAAGGTCCTAACGATGCCAATATTAAAACATACAAGGCTGAGAATGGTTTAATCGTTGCCATTAAGCCACCCGCAATTCCAATATTCGCGACGATAATGGAAAACTCTCCGCGTGATACAAGTGTTAAACCAATATTCGTAGAAGCCTTATGCGATAATCCCGCTTTACGCCCCGCAACCATTCCAGCGGTAAAATTACCGATAAGAGTAATGAAAACTGCTCCTAATGCCAACCACACTGCTCCGCCAAGTGAAAATGGATCTATACTTAAACCGAAGCTGAAAAAGAATATAGCTCCAAAGAAATCACGAAACGGAACAACGAGCTGTTCAATTCGATCACTATGCTCTGTTTCAGAAAA
This genomic interval from Bacillus thuringiensis contains the following:
- a CDS encoding MDR family MFS transporter — protein: MPRKVWLLVAGMIINVTGASFLWPFNTIYLHDHLGKSLSVAGMVLMINSLTGVIGNLLGGVLFDKWGGYKSTLVGIVITLVSILGLVFFHGWPLYVVWLALIGFGSGMVFPSMYAMVGTVWPEGGRRAFNAMYVGQNVGIAIGTACGGLVASYRFDYIFLANFILYFVFFLIAFIGFRGMEDKKEPGVQKEVETKKGWSLTPGFKALLIVCVAYALCWVTYVQWQGAIATHMQELNISLRHYSLLWTINGAMIVCAQPLVSMLIRWMKRSLKQQIMIGIFIFAASFIVLSQAQQFTMFLVAMVTLTIGELFVWPAVPTIANILAPKDKLGFYQGVVNSAATVGKMFGPVVGGAIVDLYNMEVLFIAIMVMLVIALIATSIYDKRVKVEETVEEKIAV